The following coding sequences are from one Ramlibacter henchirensis window:
- a CDS encoding amidohydrolase family protein produces MDLLSKLSSGAELLLAPERVLLPDGIGQDIAVLVAGGRFARVAPLAQLRAERPDLEAIELPQRLLMPGLIDAHTHLTQALGKSLAFGEPSEIFRRIWVPMEASLREEAAYVSAKLASLEALRGGFTTVVDAGTRSDEGIEAVTLAVREAGIRCVLGLTCNDLADPQPEQAYGRLIERAERHLARFEHDALVHPSLAVSIPEVGSDRMLARVAALCAESGRVFQTHANEHLVAVERSLVARGLRPIELLEHCGALNASTLLAHATLLTPREARLLRERGAAVAYNPVASVWKGNAVLDALALHEQGVPFGLGTDGTRYDAFRLLDAAEAMQRIAFGLARGDSSCGGGWTWLEHGTRGGAQAVGLGSVTGAIEEGRAADFLLLDLDVPELQPSWDLGWELVRLADRSQLQAVFVAGRLRLWQGWPVDWDARALMRQVRELACEDIARAPIQRVHPTSDEHRRRAARR; encoded by the coding sequence ATGGACCTTCTGTCGAAACTTTCTTCCGGCGCCGAGCTGCTGCTCGCGCCCGAGCGCGTGCTGCTGCCCGATGGCATCGGGCAAGACATCGCCGTGCTGGTGGCCGGCGGCCGCTTCGCCCGCGTCGCACCGCTGGCGCAGCTGCGCGCCGAACGGCCGGACCTGGAAGCGATCGAGCTGCCGCAGCGCCTGCTGATGCCGGGCCTGATCGACGCCCACACCCACCTCACCCAGGCGCTGGGCAAGTCGCTGGCCTTCGGCGAACCGTCCGAGATCTTCCGGCGCATCTGGGTGCCGATGGAAGCCTCCCTGCGCGAGGAGGCCGCGTACGTCAGCGCCAAGCTCGCATCGCTGGAGGCGCTTCGCGGCGGGTTCACCACCGTCGTGGACGCCGGCACGCGTTCCGACGAGGGCATCGAAGCGGTGACGCTCGCCGTGCGCGAGGCCGGCATCCGCTGCGTACTGGGACTGACCTGCAACGACCTCGCCGACCCGCAGCCGGAGCAGGCCTACGGCCGGCTGATCGAGCGCGCAGAGCGCCACCTGGCCCGCTTCGAGCACGACGCGCTGGTGCATCCCTCGCTGGCCGTGTCGATCCCCGAGGTCGGCAGCGACCGCATGCTGGCGCGCGTCGCCGCGCTGTGCGCCGAATCCGGCCGCGTGTTCCAGACCCACGCCAACGAGCACCTCGTGGCCGTCGAGCGCTCGCTCGTCGCACGGGGCCTGCGGCCGATCGAGTTGCTGGAGCACTGCGGCGCGCTGAACGCCTCCACGCTGCTGGCGCACGCGACCTTGCTCACGCCGCGCGAGGCGCGCCTGCTGCGCGAACGCGGCGCTGCGGTCGCCTACAACCCGGTGGCGTCGGTGTGGAAGGGCAACGCGGTGCTGGATGCCCTGGCGCTGCACGAGCAGGGCGTGCCGTTCGGGCTGGGCACCGACGGCACCCGCTACGACGCCTTCCGGCTGCTCGACGCGGCCGAGGCCATGCAGCGCATCGCCTTCGGTCTGGCGCGCGGGGACTCCTCTTGCGGCGGTGGCTGGACCTGGCTCGAGCACGGCACGCGCGGCGGCGCGCAGGCCGTCGGGCTGGGAAGCGTGACCGGCGCGATCGAGGAAGGACGCGCCGCGGACTTCCTGCTGCTGGACCTGGACGTGCCCGAGCTGCAGCCGAGCTGGGACCTGGGCTGGGAACTGGTGCGGCTGGCCGATCGCTCGCAGCTGCAGGCCGTGTTCGTCGCCGGCCGCCTGCGCCTGTGGCAGGGCTGGCCGGTGGACTGGGACGCGCGCGCGCTGATGCGGCAGGTACGCGAGCTCGCGTGCGAGGACATCGCCCGCGCGCCGATCCAGCGGGTGCACCCGACTTCGGACGAGCACCGTCGTCGCGCCGCACGGCGATAG
- a CDS encoding sulfite exporter TauE/SafE family protein → MDAFTAAAVLLAGGLIGATGIGGVLVVPALTGLAGLQVTQAIAASALAFALPGIAALWWLARSGAGLARWSALLLGALPAAAAGAWAVHSVQAGWLLSAVGVVALFSGARGLWQLAGRRPAQVPGRELRPWELASLGAGIGLASALTGTGGPVLLVPLWMVLGQPLALTVAAAQVIQLPVALAAGAAHASAGALDVALALYLGVLLLAGSIAGQAAARKLPVPALQALVSVLLLAVGLWFSWRAAAPHFA, encoded by the coding sequence TTGGACGCGTTCACCGCCGCCGCGGTCCTGCTCGCCGGAGGCCTGATCGGCGCCACCGGCATCGGCGGCGTGCTGGTGGTGCCCGCGCTCACCGGGCTGGCGGGCCTGCAGGTGACGCAGGCGATCGCGGCATCGGCCCTGGCGTTCGCTTTGCCCGGGATCGCGGCCCTGTGGTGGCTGGCCCGCAGCGGCGCCGGGCTGGCCCGCTGGTCGGCCCTGCTGCTGGGCGCGCTGCCCGCGGCCGCGGCCGGCGCGTGGGCGGTCCATTCGGTGCAAGCGGGCTGGCTGCTGTCCGCGGTGGGCGTGGTGGCCCTCTTCAGCGGCGCCCGCGGCCTGTGGCAGCTGGCCGGCCGGCGGCCGGCGCAGGTGCCGGGCCGCGAACTGCGCCCTTGGGAACTCGCCTCGCTCGGCGCCGGCATCGGCCTGGCCTCTGCGCTGACGGGCACCGGCGGACCGGTGCTGCTGGTGCCCTTGTGGATGGTCCTGGGGCAACCGCTCGCCCTCACGGTGGCCGCGGCGCAGGTCATCCAGCTGCCGGTCGCGCTGGCGGCCGGCGCCGCGCATGCTTCAGCCGGCGCACTCGACGTGGCGCTCGCGCTGTACCTCGGCGTGCTGCTGCTGGCCGGTTCGATCGCCGGCCAGGCGGCCGCGCGCAAGCTGCCGGTGCCCGCGCTGCAGGCGCTGGTGAGCGTGCTGCTGCTGGCCGTCGGCCTGTGGTTCTCCTGGCGCGCCGCCGCGCCTCACTTCGCCTGA
- a CDS encoding PDR/VanB family oxidoreductase: protein MADLNLRVSAVRAEARDVLRLELVDPTGAELPPFEPGAHLAVELPGVMLRHYSLCGDWRDRSRYVLGVGRAADSRGGSDYVHGQLREGMELRCSRPINNFRLVDAQRYLFIAGGIGITPILAMARWCEAHGKDWRLVYGVRSRQRIAFYEELREWGDRVQFHCDDEMGAPIAVPPLLANLVPGTEVYCCGPGPLMTSVQQHGAHMPSDALHFEWFSAPAAPPLGEAPPQEGFIVELRRSGGRFAVPPNRSILEVLEENGHEVPFSCREGLCGTCETAVCEGEPEHLDYVYPPSQRDSLKTMLVCVSRARSERLVLDL from the coding sequence ATGGCCGACTTGAACCTGCGGGTTTCGGCGGTCCGTGCCGAAGCCCGGGACGTCCTGCGCCTGGAACTGGTGGACCCCACCGGCGCCGAGCTGCCGCCCTTCGAGCCCGGCGCGCACCTGGCGGTGGAACTGCCCGGCGTGATGCTGCGCCACTACTCGCTGTGCGGCGACTGGCGCGATCGCAGCCGCTACGTGCTGGGCGTGGGCCGCGCCGCGGACAGCCGCGGCGGCTCGGACTACGTGCACGGCCAGCTGCGCGAGGGCATGGAGCTGCGCTGCAGCCGGCCGATCAACAACTTCCGCCTGGTCGATGCGCAGCGCTACCTGTTCATCGCCGGCGGCATCGGCATCACGCCGATCCTGGCGATGGCGCGCTGGTGCGAAGCGCATGGCAAGGACTGGCGGCTGGTGTACGGCGTGCGCAGCCGCCAGCGGATCGCGTTCTACGAGGAACTGCGCGAGTGGGGCGACCGCGTGCAGTTCCACTGCGACGACGAGATGGGCGCGCCCATCGCCGTGCCGCCGCTGCTGGCCAACCTGGTGCCGGGAACCGAGGTCTATTGCTGCGGCCCGGGGCCGCTGATGACCTCCGTGCAGCAGCACGGCGCGCACATGCCGTCCGATGCGCTGCACTTCGAGTGGTTCTCCGCGCCGGCCGCCCCGCCCTTGGGCGAGGCGCCGCCGCAGGAAGGATTCATCGTCGAACTGCGCCGCAGCGGCGGCCGCTTCGCCGTGCCGCCCAACCGCAGCATCCTGGAGGTGCTGGAGGAGAACGGGCATGAGGTGCCGTTCTCCTGCCGGGAGGGCCTGTGCGGCACCTGCGAGACCGCGGTGTGCGAAGGCGAGCCCGAACACCTCGACTACGTCTACCCGCCGTCGCAGCGCGACAGCCTCAAGACCATGCTGGTCTGCGTGAGCCGCGCCAGGTCCGAGCGGCTGGTGCTGGACCTGTGA
- a CDS encoding Bug family tripartite tricarboxylate transporter substrate binding protein: MPPFSAVLRKAVLACTLGACAASAQGPLCGNRPVTVVVPFAPGGGVDSTARLVVPKLAEQLRQPMVIENVPGAAGTIGTQRVARAQPDGCTLLFAVASPLNVAPLVSPAAVRYDTFKDFTPLSTVAVGPFVLVGRPTLQAATAADLVKLARSQPGKLTFGTDGVGTSLHVTAELIKQRAGIDMLHIPYKSGPQVLTDVAGGQVDLAVLPLTLAQPFIRDGKVRAYGVTGAARWPGMPDVPALAETPEFKGVDVESWLGLLAPAGMPAPMAAAIVKGVEAAVRDPEVTRKLGDIANKPLAISGTQFGEYLARERKLLQDVVTRGGIRAE; encoded by the coding sequence ATGCCCCCATTCTCCGCTGTGCTCAGGAAGGCCGTCCTCGCCTGCACGCTCGGCGCCTGCGCCGCATCCGCGCAGGGACCGCTCTGCGGCAACCGTCCCGTCACCGTGGTGGTGCCGTTCGCTCCGGGCGGCGGCGTGGATTCCACAGCGCGGCTCGTCGTGCCCAAGCTGGCCGAGCAGCTGCGCCAGCCGATGGTGATCGAGAACGTGCCCGGCGCGGCCGGCACCATTGGCACGCAACGCGTGGCGCGCGCGCAGCCCGATGGCTGCACGCTCCTGTTCGCGGTGGCCAGCCCCCTGAACGTCGCGCCGCTGGTCTCGCCCGCCGCGGTGCGCTACGACACGTTCAAGGACTTCACGCCGCTGTCCACCGTGGCGGTCGGTCCCTTCGTCCTCGTCGGCCGGCCCACGCTGCAGGCCGCCACCGCCGCCGACCTCGTGAAGCTGGCGCGTTCGCAGCCCGGCAAGCTCACCTTCGGCACCGACGGCGTCGGCACGTCGCTGCACGTGACCGCCGAGCTGATCAAGCAGCGCGCCGGCATCGACATGCTGCACATCCCCTACAAGTCCGGCCCGCAGGTGCTGACGGATGTCGCCGGCGGCCAGGTGGACCTGGCCGTGCTGCCGCTGACGCTGGCCCAGCCCTTCATCCGCGACGGGAAGGTGCGCGCCTACGGTGTCACCGGCGCCGCGCGCTGGCCCGGCATGCCCGACGTGCCGGCGCTGGCGGAGACACCCGAGTTCAAGGGCGTGGACGTGGAGTCCTGGCTGGGACTGCTCGCCCCCGCGGGCATGCCCGCGCCGATGGCCGCGGCGATCGTCAAGGGCGTCGAGGCCGCGGTCCGCGACCCCGAGGTGACGCGCAAGCTGGGCGACATCGCCAACAAGCCGCTGGCCATCTCGGGCACGCAGTTCGGCGAGTACCTGGCGCGCGAGCGCAAGCTGCTGCAGGACGTGGTCACCCGGGGCGGCATCCGCGCGGAGTGA
- a CDS encoding DMT family transporter → MRQRKEHLDGLAVSLLLASCLFWGFQQILIKTTVGEVPPLWQAALRFIGATALLWLWCVLRKMPLFERDGTLRAGLLAGALFAGEFSCIYLGLRDTTSSRLTVFLYTSPFVVALLLPRFVPTERLRVAQWAGLLIAFVAVAVAFSEGFTGSTTARQLRGDALGLAAGTLWGLTTLVIRSSKLATASAEKTLFYQVAVTALVAPLLSLLLGERWSLDYSAYAWGSLAVQTFIGAFASYLAWMWLLRHYPATLMSSFTFLTPVFALVLGVVLLREPLTAQLVLALAGVAAGIVLVNRKPSPLPSPAGGRGS, encoded by the coding sequence ATGAGACAACGAAAAGAACACCTCGACGGCCTGGCCGTCTCGCTGCTCCTGGCGAGCTGCCTCTTCTGGGGCTTCCAGCAGATCCTGATCAAGACCACCGTGGGCGAGGTGCCGCCGCTGTGGCAGGCCGCGCTGCGCTTCATCGGCGCCACGGCCCTGCTGTGGCTGTGGTGCGTGCTGCGCAAGATGCCGCTGTTCGAGCGCGACGGCACGCTGCGCGCGGGGCTGCTGGCGGGCGCCTTGTTCGCCGGCGAGTTCAGCTGCATCTACCTGGGGTTGCGCGACACGACCTCATCGCGGCTCACCGTGTTTCTCTACACCTCACCGTTCGTGGTGGCGCTGCTGCTGCCCCGCTTCGTGCCGACGGAGCGTCTGCGGGTGGCGCAGTGGGCCGGCCTGCTGATCGCGTTCGTTGCGGTGGCGGTCGCTTTCAGCGAAGGCTTCACCGGCTCGACGACCGCGCGCCAGCTGCGCGGCGATGCGCTGGGGCTGGCGGCCGGGACGCTGTGGGGGCTCACCACGCTGGTGATCCGCAGCTCGAAGCTGGCGACAGCCTCGGCGGAGAAGACGCTCTTCTACCAGGTGGCGGTCACGGCACTGGTCGCGCCGCTGTTGTCGCTGCTCCTGGGCGAGCGCTGGTCGCTCGACTACTCGGCGTATGCGTGGGGCTCGCTCGCGGTGCAGACGTTCATCGGCGCCTTCGCGAGCTACCTGGCCTGGATGTGGCTGCTGCGGCACTACCCGGCGACCCTGATGTCCTCGTTCACCTTCCTCACGCCGGTGTTCGCGCTGGTGCTCGGCGTGGTGCTGCTGCGCGAGCCGCTGACGGCGCAGCTGGTGCTCGCGCTGGCCGGCGTCGCGGCCGGCATCGTGCTGGTGAATCGGAAGCCCTCACCCCTACCCTCTCCCGCAGGCGGGAGAGGGAGCTGA
- a CDS encoding Bug family tripartite tricarboxylate transporter substrate binding protein, with protein sequence MTIDRRRFIQASAAALAAAAGAAPAFGQAPPETARIILGFAPGGTIDLTGRRVADKLQPSYAKAVVVENRTGAGGQIAAQAVRTAAPDGATVLLTPTSPMSLHLFTYKKLPYDPAADFTPVSGAAMFDYSLAVGPMVPSSVRSVQEFLAWCKANPNNANFGSAGQGSAAHFIGAALGRMSGTDLRHVAFRGSQPALADMIGGQLAAVVGPTGEFMSNVKAGKVRLLATSGPRRGRFTPDTPTMAEQGFKELAYIGWFGFFLPAQAPADVVQRLNGGIRQALASQDVVDSLATAYMEPLPTAPAQLAQMLKTETEFWSRLVKTLGFSPE encoded by the coding sequence ATGACGATCGACCGCCGCCGGTTCATCCAGGCTTCCGCAGCCGCCCTCGCTGCCGCCGCTGGCGCCGCGCCCGCGTTCGGGCAGGCGCCGCCCGAGACCGCGCGGATCATCCTCGGCTTCGCGCCGGGCGGGACGATCGACCTCACGGGGCGGCGCGTCGCCGACAAGCTGCAGCCGTCCTATGCCAAGGCCGTGGTGGTCGAGAACCGCACTGGCGCCGGAGGACAGATCGCCGCCCAGGCCGTCAGGACCGCCGCACCCGATGGGGCCACCGTGCTGCTCACGCCGACGTCGCCGATGAGCCTGCACCTCTTCACCTACAAGAAGCTGCCCTACGACCCGGCGGCGGACTTCACTCCGGTGTCGGGGGCCGCGATGTTCGACTACTCGCTGGCGGTCGGCCCGATGGTGCCGTCGTCGGTGCGCTCGGTGCAGGAGTTCCTGGCCTGGTGCAAGGCCAATCCGAACAACGCCAACTTCGGCTCCGCCGGCCAGGGCTCGGCCGCCCACTTCATTGGCGCCGCGCTGGGCCGCATGAGCGGCACGGACCTGCGCCACGTGGCCTTCCGCGGCTCGCAACCGGCGCTGGCCGACATGATCGGCGGCCAGCTCGCGGCCGTGGTCGGCCCCACCGGCGAGTTCATGTCCAACGTCAAGGCCGGCAAGGTCCGCCTGCTCGCGACCAGCGGCCCCAGGCGCGGCAGGTTCACGCCCGACACGCCGACGATGGCGGAGCAGGGGTTCAAGGAACTGGCGTACATCGGCTGGTTCGGCTTCTTCCTGCCCGCCCAGGCGCCGGCGGACGTGGTGCAGCGCCTGAACGGCGGCATCCGCCAGGCGCTCGCCTCGCAGGACGTGGTCGACAGCCTGGCCACGGCCTACATGGAGCCGCTGCCCACCGCGCCCGCGCAGTTGGCGCAGATGCTCAAGACGGAGACCGAGTTCTGGTCGCGCCTGGTGAAGACGCTCGGCTTCTCGCCCGAGTGA